The following proteins are encoded in a genomic region of Populus trichocarpa isolate Nisqually-1 chromosome 13, P.trichocarpa_v4.1, whole genome shotgun sequence:
- the LOC7482417 gene encoding uncharacterized protein LOC7482417 isoform X2, whose amino-acid sequence MTEQQIMNNNTNSNIPVSEVYWSLVDKADKKFSKIRDLPYYERNRYDTYFYKVFKVYTQLWKFQQENRQKLVEAGLKRWEIGEIASRIAQLYYGQYMRTSDSSYLSESYVFYEAILSREYFKDGLFQDLNLANKQLRFFARFLMVSLVWNRREMVHQLVNLLKILVDECRKAFQETDFKEWKLVVQEISRFLKADTAFMNIRPLRYSLVLDLHPDSLPRVATRRSLKLRDAILSSYHHNEVKFSELTVDTFRMLQCLEWEPSGSFYQSSSAKIGQNGGSGSSRTNHAQDIADPTLPLNSRKAVLYRPSVTHFLAVLGTICEELAPDGVILIYLSASGRVGHTISPPSGAGTSINTTENTVRNFQSHAMYLDAVTISPFSSSSNIPNPSSRQSKSDCLHFGTRGNGGLNSIYPTDLIPFTRRPLFIVIDSDSSEAFKASIGAEKGEPAAIILSPSCSIPLTTADSSRHHSGSLLTMFLTTPLQAFCLLIGLSGPDVEMDTYNKAEKLLSSSLNAWGLTLATSDMLDPVWAQILGDPFLRRLLLRFLFCRAVLTLFAPSSGKKEFHPECMPSLPTSLQPNASACQTVVLQMANIFGATKKFIFLEGIVLPAHSDVEMASSS is encoded by the exons atgacggAACAACAAATTATGAACAACAATACCAACAGTAATATTCCGGTGAGCGAAGTGTATTGGTCTCTCGTCGATAAAGCCGATAAAAAGTTCTCCAAAATAAGAGACCTGCCTTACTATGAACGCAACAG GTATGATACGTATTTTTACAAGGTATTCAAGGTATACACGCAATTGTGGAAATTTCAACAGGAAAATCGGCAGAAACTGGTAGAAGCGGGGTTAAAACGATGGGAGATAGGGGAGATTGCATCGCGGATTGCTCAGCTTTATTATGGGCAGTATATGAGGACGAGTGATTCCAGCTATCTGTCTGAATCCTATGTTTTTTATGAAGCAATTTTGAGTAGGGAGTATTTCAAAGATGGATTGTTTCAGGATCTTAATCTGGCCAATAAACAACTCAGGTTTTTTGCTCGTTTTCTGATGGTTTCTTTGGTTTGGAACCGCCGCGAAATGGTTCACCAGTTGGTTAATCTACTCAAAATCTTGGTTGATGAATGTAGGAAGGCATTCCAg GAAACTGATTTTAAAGAATGGAAGCTGGTGGTTCAGGAAATAAGCAGATTTTTGAAAGCTGACACCGCTTTTATGAATATCAGGCCTTTAAGATACAGTCTTGTACTGGATCTTCATCCAGATTCACTACCACGTGTTGCAACTAGAAGAAGCTTAAAATTACGAGATGCAATATTGAGCAGCTACCATCATAATGAG GTCAAGTTTTCAGAGCTGACAGTAGACACATTCAGGATGCTTCAGTGCCTGGAGTGGGAACCAAGTGGTTCATTTTATCAGTCCAGCAGCGCTAAAATTGGTCAGAATGGGGGTTCAGGGTCCAGTCGCACTAACCATGCCCAGGATATAGCTGATCCTACGTTGCCACTAAACTCAAGGAAAGCTGTCCTGTATCGACCCTCTGTAACTCATTTTTTAGCA GTTCTGGGCACAATTTGTGAGGAGCTAGCCCCTGATGGAGTTATCTTGATATATTTGTCTGCTTCAG GAAGAGTTGGACACACTATTTCACCTCCCTCAGGTGCTGGAACTTCTATCAACACTACAGAGAACACAGTGAGAAACTTTCAGTCTCATGCCATGTACTTGGATGCAGTCACCATTTCTCCATTTAGCTCATCAAGTAATATTCCAAATCCTTCTTCAAGGCAAAGTAAATCGGACTGCTTGCATTTTGGTACACGTGGGAATGGAG GATTAAACAGCATTTATCCCACTGACTTAATCCCATTTACGAGAAGGCCACTTTTTATAGTCATTGACAGTGATAGCAGCGAAGCATTCAAGGCAAGTAT TGGAGCTGAGAAAGGAGAGCCAGCTGCGATCATCCTATCACCAAGCTGTTCAATTCCTCTTACCACAGCTGATTCTTCTCGTCATCACAGTGGTAGTCTGCTCACCATGTTTCTGACAACTCCTCTGCAGGCTTTTTGTCTGTTAATTGGTTTGTCAGGACCTGATGTCGAAATG GATACATATAACAAGGCTGAGAAGCTGCTTTCTTCATCATTGAATGCCTGGGGTTTGACTCTGGCAACATCAGACATGCTCGATCCTGTTTGGGCACAGATTTTAGGCGACCCATTTCTCAGGCGTCTTCTTTTGAG ATTCTTATTTTGCCGGGCAGTGTTGACACTATTTGCACCATCCTCTGGGAAGAAGGAATTTCATCCTGAGTGCATGCCATCTCTTCCGACATCTCTCCAGCCTAATGCCTCCGCATGTCAAACCGTGGTTCTGCAGATGGCCAACATTTTTGGCGCAACaaagaaattcattttcttaGAAGGCATTGTACTTCCCGCACACAGTGATGTAGAGATGGCATCGTCCTCGTAA
- the LOC7482417 gene encoding uncharacterized protein LOC7482417 isoform X1 yields the protein MTEQQIMNNNTNSNIPVSEVYWSLVDKADKKFSKIRDLPYYERNRYDTYFYKVFKVYTQLWKFQQENRQKLVEAGLKRWEIGEIASRIAQLYYGQYMRTSDSSYLSESYVFYEAILSREYFKDGLFQDLNLANKQLRFFARFLMVSLVWNRREMVHQLVNLLKILVDECRKAFQETDFKEWKLVVQEISRFLKADTAFMNIRPLRYSLVLDLHPDSLPRVATRRSLKLRDAILSSYHHNEVKFSELTVDTFRMLQCLEWEPSGSFYQSSSAKIGQNGGSGSSRTNHAQDIADPTLPLNSRKAVLYRPSVTHFLAVLGTICEELAPDGVILIYLSASGRVGHTISPPSGAGTSINTTENTVRNFQSHAMYLDAVTISPFSSSSNIPNPSSRQSKSDCLHFGTRGNGGLNSIYPTDLIPFTRRPLFIVIDSDSSEAFKAISGAEKGEPAAIILSPSCSIPLTTADSSRHHSGSLLTMFLTTPLQAFCLLIGLSGPDVEMDTYNKAEKLLSSSLNAWGLTLATSDMLDPVWAQILGDPFLRRLLLRFLFCRAVLTLFAPSSGKKEFHPECMPSLPTSLQPNASACQTVVLQMANIFGATKKFIFLEGIVLPAHSDVEMASSS from the exons atgacggAACAACAAATTATGAACAACAATACCAACAGTAATATTCCGGTGAGCGAAGTGTATTGGTCTCTCGTCGATAAAGCCGATAAAAAGTTCTCCAAAATAAGAGACCTGCCTTACTATGAACGCAACAG GTATGATACGTATTTTTACAAGGTATTCAAGGTATACACGCAATTGTGGAAATTTCAACAGGAAAATCGGCAGAAACTGGTAGAAGCGGGGTTAAAACGATGGGAGATAGGGGAGATTGCATCGCGGATTGCTCAGCTTTATTATGGGCAGTATATGAGGACGAGTGATTCCAGCTATCTGTCTGAATCCTATGTTTTTTATGAAGCAATTTTGAGTAGGGAGTATTTCAAAGATGGATTGTTTCAGGATCTTAATCTGGCCAATAAACAACTCAGGTTTTTTGCTCGTTTTCTGATGGTTTCTTTGGTTTGGAACCGCCGCGAAATGGTTCACCAGTTGGTTAATCTACTCAAAATCTTGGTTGATGAATGTAGGAAGGCATTCCAg GAAACTGATTTTAAAGAATGGAAGCTGGTGGTTCAGGAAATAAGCAGATTTTTGAAAGCTGACACCGCTTTTATGAATATCAGGCCTTTAAGATACAGTCTTGTACTGGATCTTCATCCAGATTCACTACCACGTGTTGCAACTAGAAGAAGCTTAAAATTACGAGATGCAATATTGAGCAGCTACCATCATAATGAG GTCAAGTTTTCAGAGCTGACAGTAGACACATTCAGGATGCTTCAGTGCCTGGAGTGGGAACCAAGTGGTTCATTTTATCAGTCCAGCAGCGCTAAAATTGGTCAGAATGGGGGTTCAGGGTCCAGTCGCACTAACCATGCCCAGGATATAGCTGATCCTACGTTGCCACTAAACTCAAGGAAAGCTGTCCTGTATCGACCCTCTGTAACTCATTTTTTAGCA GTTCTGGGCACAATTTGTGAGGAGCTAGCCCCTGATGGAGTTATCTTGATATATTTGTCTGCTTCAG GAAGAGTTGGACACACTATTTCACCTCCCTCAGGTGCTGGAACTTCTATCAACACTACAGAGAACACAGTGAGAAACTTTCAGTCTCATGCCATGTACTTGGATGCAGTCACCATTTCTCCATTTAGCTCATCAAGTAATATTCCAAATCCTTCTTCAAGGCAAAGTAAATCGGACTGCTTGCATTTTGGTACACGTGGGAATGGAG GATTAAACAGCATTTATCCCACTGACTTAATCCCATTTACGAGAAGGCCACTTTTTATAGTCATTGACAGTGATAGCAGCGAAGCATTCAAG GCAATAAGTGGAGCTGAGAAAGGAGAGCCAGCTGCGATCATCCTATCACCAAGCTGTTCAATTCCTCTTACCACAGCTGATTCTTCTCGTCATCACAGTGGTAGTCTGCTCACCATGTTTCTGACAACTCCTCTGCAGGCTTTTTGTCTGTTAATTGGTTTGTCAGGACCTGATGTCGAAATG GATACATATAACAAGGCTGAGAAGCTGCTTTCTTCATCATTGAATGCCTGGGGTTTGACTCTGGCAACATCAGACATGCTCGATCCTGTTTGGGCACAGATTTTAGGCGACCCATTTCTCAGGCGTCTTCTTTTGAG ATTCTTATTTTGCCGGGCAGTGTTGACACTATTTGCACCATCCTCTGGGAAGAAGGAATTTCATCCTGAGTGCATGCCATCTCTTCCGACATCTCTCCAGCCTAATGCCTCCGCATGTCAAACCGTGGTTCTGCAGATGGCCAACATTTTTGGCGCAACaaagaaattcattttcttaGAAGGCATTGTACTTCCCGCACACAGTGATGTAGAGATGGCATCGTCCTCGTAA
- the LOC7493862 gene encoding uncharacterized protein LOC7493862 codes for MAYYYFDDKSRLNSFLTFFFLLVLLFINPSSVLSKSPRPITDVEVRQIKNECYADIESGLWGQQCKTSMTAKENCALKCLSPICYELIYESDPLEEGEKDFTRSQEYKYCMYKKSMGESLEGIKGAFDM; via the exons ATGGCTTATTATTACTTTGATGATAAGTCTCGACTAAATTCCTTTcttacctttttctttctattggtaTTACTATTTATCAACCCTTCTTCAGTTCTCTCCAAGTCTCCTCGCCCGATTACT GATGTTGAGGTCAGGCAAATTAAGAATGAGTGCTATGCTGATATAGAGAG TGGGCTGTGGGGTCAACAATGCAAAACTTCGATGACAGCAAAGGAGAATTGCGCTTTGAAGTGTCTTTCTCCAATTTGTTATGAGCTTATATATGAGAGTGATCCG CTTGAAGAAGGAGAGAAAGATTTCACAAGAAGTCAAGAGTACAAGTACTGTATGTATAA gaaatCAATGGGAGAGTCCCTCGAGGGTATTAAGGGAGCCTTTGACATGTAG